Proteins encoded within one genomic window of Gracilimonas sp.:
- a CDS encoding TlpA disulfide reductase family protein, which translates to MKNLFILFSVIFLLISCTEEKTGPPFKVELPLTENTGQVPPILALTMGGNYVFDPQYPGEPSELPNGMEEGEVIHGILDLEQYVVQGYAEGFIDSSIYQRNMMLIEEETVTEEWVDVIFTVVVGEDQNGDMMVFVEDENGEFDEENPVYFEPSTVEFQDNVFEVMEASVTARMEYFNGKEIVGYEGPASLLYLSDTKPSGSLQLYFNHLRMGSWTVNDQTFDVALIKESAPPYRIEPYTYFYIDLDEDGQFDIMDDGFEAYPVTEPFNIAGESWEISEIAADGSSITIVDSEEEVDPKVALRPGTEAPNFTAETLSGTKLTLSDLRGKYVMIDFWGTWCAPCIEALPVIKEAYDTYAGENFEIVGIANEPSMERFEDFVGREDLDWPQIPEIYEENNEIQELYSVNSYPTYYLVNPDGEIVEYGMALSADNLIETLAKYLE; encoded by the coding sequence ATGAAAAATCTATTCATCTTATTTTCTGTAATATTTCTGCTGATCTCCTGCACGGAGGAAAAGACCGGGCCTCCTTTTAAGGTAGAGCTTCCGCTTACGGAGAACACAGGGCAGGTTCCGCCTATTTTAGCACTCACCATGGGAGGTAATTATGTGTTTGATCCTCAATATCCCGGAGAGCCGTCGGAGCTTCCCAATGGAATGGAAGAGGGTGAGGTTATTCATGGGATTTTGGATCTTGAGCAATATGTAGTTCAGGGCTATGCGGAAGGATTTATAGATTCATCGATCTATCAGCGGAATATGATGCTGATTGAGGAAGAAACGGTTACAGAAGAATGGGTGGATGTAATCTTTACGGTAGTCGTAGGTGAAGATCAAAATGGGGATATGATGGTGTTTGTGGAAGACGAAAACGGGGAGTTTGATGAAGAGAATCCTGTTTATTTTGAGCCGTCAACGGTGGAGTTTCAGGATAATGTGTTTGAAGTAATGGAGGCGAGTGTAACGGCAAGAATGGAGTATTTCAATGGGAAGGAAATTGTAGGTTATGAAGGCCCGGCCAGTTTACTCTATCTTTCTGATACCAAACCTTCGGGAAGCCTGCAGCTTTATTTTAATCATCTTCGAATGGGGTCATGGACCGTCAACGATCAAACCTTCGATGTAGCCCTCATCAAAGAAAGTGCTCCGCCGTATCGCATCGAGCCTTACACCTACTTCTACATTGACCTCGATGAAGATGGTCAGTTCGACATCATGGACGATGGATTTGAAGCCTATCCCGTAACCGAGCCTTTTAATATTGCCGGCGAAAGCTGGGAGATCTCGGAAATTGCGGCGGATGGAAGTTCCATAACCATTGTAGATTCGGAAGAGGAAGTGGATCCCAAAGTAGCTTTACGCCCCGGAACGGAAGCCCCGAATTTCACTGCTGAAACCCTGAGCGGCACCAAACTCACGTTATCAGATCTCCGCGGTAAATATGTGATGATCGATTTTTGGGGAACCTGGTGTGCTCCCTGTATCGAAGCATTGCCTGTTATAAAAGAGGCTTATGATACCTATGCTGGGGAGAATTTCGAGATCGTAGGGATTGCGAATGAACCCAGTATGGAGCGGTTCGAAGATTTTGTAGGACGTGAAGACCTCGATTGGCCGCAAATTCCTGAGATCTACGAAGAGAACAATGAGATCCAGGAACTGTATTCGGTGAATTCCTATCCTACCTATTACCTGGTCAACCCCGATGGAGAAATTGTGGAATACGGAATGGCGCTTTCTGCAGATAATTTGATAGAGACGCTGGCGAAGTATTTGGAGTAG
- the plsY gene encoding glycerol-3-phosphate 1-O-acyltransferase PlsY — protein sequence MIALFTVLAISYVLGSVPASLWVGQIFHKMDIRNFGSGNLGTTNAFRNLGWKSGVSVLVLDFMKGFVASYWVAMYAFEIGNGPIAPPGWEADAFLKITCGLFAVVGHMFPIFANFKGGKGAATACGMLYGIEPISIGISSVIFILIVFTSRYVSLASMVASFIYPISLLIMRYGFGYYVDGSIIIFAILIASGIIYKHKSNIRRLIDGTESRISFSGNKEKKEDVENLAEAEA from the coding sequence ATGATTGCATTATTTACAGTATTGGCTATTAGTTACGTGCTGGGTTCTGTTCCGGCTTCGCTTTGGGTGGGACAAATATTCCACAAAATGGATATCCGTAATTTTGGGAGTGGAAATCTTGGAACCACCAATGCTTTTCGGAACTTGGGGTGGAAGTCGGGAGTAAGTGTTTTAGTGCTCGACTTCATGAAAGGGTTTGTAGCTTCCTATTGGGTAGCTATGTATGCTTTTGAGATCGGAAATGGCCCCATCGCTCCCCCTGGTTGGGAAGCGGATGCTTTCCTGAAGATTACTTGTGGACTCTTTGCTGTGGTCGGTCATATGTTTCCTATTTTCGCAAATTTTAAAGGCGGTAAAGGAGCAGCTACTGCCTGCGGAATGTTGTATGGGATCGAGCCCATATCCATCGGTATTTCATCAGTCATCTTTATTTTGATTGTATTCACTAGCCGGTATGTTTCCCTTGCTTCCATGGTCGCAAGTTTTATATATCCAATTAGCTTGTTGATAATGCGATATGGATTCGGATATTATGTGGATGGAAGTATTATCATATTTGCGATTCTTATAGCCAGTGGAATTATTTATAAACATAAATCTAATATTCGTCGCTTGATTGATGGTACCGAGAGTCGAATAAGTTTCTCTGGAAATAAAGAGAAAAAAGAAGATGTTGAAAATTTGGCAGAGGCAGAAGCATGA
- a CDS encoding M56 family metallopeptidase: MIAYFIYSSISLALLLFVYRIFLEKEKRFSFNRLFLLWSLVFSFTIPIIPVGIAPLEISWSALFSSGETVSATSYQNLKDLRLDSEVSPTATENNSAAISSETLFGIAFLLCFTISALLLIRLMRIVHRIQLKIRRNSKRYMQDCRVVLLKEKVVPHSFFNTVFLNKKQFEKGEIPEEVLNHEFTHVRQKHSLDILFVEILKAIFWFNPLLYFYKNAIALNHEYLADEAVISKGTIIKNYQRMLLNTMERNALHGLASSFNFSSTKRRLQMMTQSKTKVKFLIKLAMLAPLFAGLSLILGCEPASNENPSDIQLADEISIEILDNNAMLVNEKSMTLDELEGLLSEMPESPELVRMNVSPDAQFGVVTDVQSILKRYEIFKINYSSKKSNDSSDLTLPPAPPEPQAPMEAQNQMLILMNSDGKLLMNEEPVTLNKMRENIKQFVDNSSPNSSEAIVVVKTLPDTPYDQYLELLDEIRSAYSELRNVAAQDRFGTDFSNLEESSSERETIRKMYPMKLSAVPPELEYRKLINSPEVLELKSKMDEALQNLRLKSRVYINIEPTEFNSEDLKASYDEIMESLKNFEDTQSAYYNSISKQTPPLPPIPQKPEDRIKNN, encoded by the coding sequence ATGATCGCTTATTTCATCTACTCGTCAATAAGCTTGGCACTTTTGCTATTTGTATATCGGATTTTTCTGGAGAAGGAAAAGCGATTTTCCTTTAACCGGCTATTTCTTCTCTGGAGTCTTGTTTTCTCATTCACTATTCCCATAATTCCGGTGGGGATCGCGCCGTTGGAGATTTCCTGGTCCGCACTTTTCTCTTCCGGGGAAACAGTATCTGCCACAAGCTATCAAAATTTAAAAGACTTGAGGTTAGACTCAGAAGTTTCGCCAACAGCCACGGAAAATAATTCTGCAGCTATTTCAAGTGAGACACTCTTTGGGATCGCCTTTCTCCTCTGCTTTACGATCTCGGCTTTGCTGCTTATCAGACTGATGCGGATCGTTCATAGAATTCAGTTAAAGATCAGAAGAAATTCAAAACGGTATATGCAAGATTGCAGAGTAGTACTGTTGAAGGAAAAGGTGGTGCCGCATTCGTTTTTCAATACTGTTTTCCTAAACAAAAAACAGTTTGAAAAGGGAGAAATTCCGGAAGAGGTACTCAATCACGAGTTTACTCACGTAAGACAGAAACATTCGCTGGATATCCTCTTTGTGGAGATTTTAAAAGCAATCTTTTGGTTCAACCCGCTGCTTTATTTCTACAAAAACGCTATCGCCCTCAATCACGAATACCTTGCTGACGAGGCGGTAATATCTAAAGGCACTATCATAAAAAATTATCAGCGCATGCTGCTCAATACAATGGAGAGAAATGCTCTACACGGTTTGGCAAGCAGCTTCAATTTTTCATCAACCAAACGGAGATTACAAATGATGACTCAATCCAAAACAAAAGTGAAGTTTCTGATAAAACTTGCAATGCTGGCGCCACTCTTTGCGGGTCTTTCGCTGATCCTGGGATGTGAGCCTGCATCGAATGAAAACCCCTCTGATATTCAATTAGCTGATGAAATTAGCATTGAAATTCTGGATAACAATGCAATGCTCGTGAATGAGAAAAGTATGACATTAGATGAATTGGAGGGCCTTTTGTCAGAAATGCCTGAAAGTCCCGAATTGGTCAGGATGAATGTCAGTCCTGATGCCCAGTTTGGAGTTGTAACGGATGTTCAAAGTATCTTAAAAAGATATGAGATATTTAAAATTAATTACTCTTCCAAAAAAAGTAATGATAGCAGTGACCTGACACTACCACCTGCTCCTCCTGAGCCACAGGCTCCCATGGAAGCTCAAAATCAGATGCTGATCTTAATGAACAGTGACGGTAAGCTTTTAATGAATGAAGAACCTGTGACATTGAACAAGATGAGAGAAAATATTAAACAGTTTGTTGATAACAGCAGTCCGAATTCAAGTGAGGCCATTGTTGTCGTTAAAACTTTACCGGATACACCTTATGATCAATATCTTGAATTGCTGGATGAAATCAGATCAGCATATAGCGAACTAAGAAATGTAGCTGCTCAAGATCGATTTGGTACGGATTTTTCAAATCTTGAAGAGAGCAGTTCAGAAAGAGAGACAATCCGGAAAATGTATCCAATGAAACTGTCTGCTGTTCCACCAGAACTTGAATACCGAAAATTAATTAACAGTCCCGAGGTCTTGGAATTAAAATCTAAGATGGATGAAGCTCTTCAAAATTTGAGACTAAAATCTAGGGTATATATAAATATTGAACCCACTGAATTCAACTCTGAAGATCTAAAGGCATCCTATGATGAAATAATGGAAAGCCTCAAAAATTTTGAAGATACTCAATCTGCCTACTACAATTCCATTAGCAAACAGACTCCCCCCTTGCCTCCGATTCCCCAAAAACCAGAAGATAGAATCAAAAACAACTAA
- the lpdA gene encoding dihydrolipoyl dehydrogenase, with protein sequence MAKEFDVCVIGSGPGGYVAAIRASQLGFKTAIVEKRHLGGVCLNIGCIPTKALLRSAEVYESIEHASDYGINVKDYSADFGGMVKRSRGVANKMSKGVQFLMKANKIEVFMGTGVFKSKSELAVNDDKGKEQESIKAKHFIVATGARPRELPSLKIDGEMIIDSEKAMTMEKQPKKMVIVGAGAIGVEFAYFYHTIGTEVTLVELQKNLVPVEDADVGKELGKIYKKKGINVMTESTVENVKKKGKGVEVTIKTKKGEEKVTADVVLSAVGVTGNIEGLGLDKAGVKTEKGSIVVDKKTYKTNVDGIYAIGDIIGAPWLAHKASHEATVLAEQLAGQNPHPINYNNIPGCTYCEPQVASVGLTEQAAKDEGYDVKVGKFPLSASGKATALGHEEGFVKVVFDAKYGEWLGCHMIGFGVTEMIAEAVVARDLETTGHEIISAVHPHPTLSEAVMEAVAEAYNEGVHLGTPVKKK encoded by the coding sequence ATGGCAAAAGAATTTGATGTATGTGTAATTGGGTCAGGCCCCGGCGGATATGTAGCCGCCATTCGCGCTTCTCAGCTTGGCTTTAAAACCGCAATTGTAGAAAAGAGACATCTTGGCGGTGTTTGTTTGAATATCGGTTGTATCCCAACCAAAGCTCTGTTGCGTTCGGCAGAAGTGTATGAATCGATCGAGCATGCTTCTGACTACGGAATTAATGTGAAGGATTACTCAGCAGATTTTGGCGGCATGGTAAAGCGAAGCCGTGGTGTTGCCAACAAAATGAGTAAAGGCGTTCAGTTCCTCATGAAAGCAAACAAAATAGAGGTGTTCATGGGAACCGGCGTATTCAAATCAAAGTCTGAGCTGGCGGTAAATGATGACAAAGGCAAAGAGCAGGAAAGCATTAAAGCCAAGCATTTTATTGTGGCTACCGGTGCACGTCCGCGTGAGCTTCCAAGCCTGAAGATCGACGGCGAGATGATCATCGATTCCGAAAAAGCGATGACCATGGAAAAGCAGCCTAAGAAAATGGTGATTGTGGGAGCCGGCGCTATTGGAGTTGAGTTTGCATATTTCTATCACACCATTGGAACAGAGGTTACTTTGGTTGAACTTCAGAAGAATTTAGTGCCTGTAGAAGATGCGGATGTTGGAAAAGAACTCGGCAAGATCTACAAGAAAAAAGGCATCAACGTAATGACCGAAAGCACGGTTGAGAATGTGAAGAAGAAAGGGAAAGGCGTTGAAGTGACTATCAAAACCAAGAAAGGCGAAGAGAAAGTAACTGCCGATGTAGTTCTTTCCGCTGTTGGTGTGACCGGAAACATCGAAGGTCTTGGCCTCGACAAAGCCGGTGTTAAAACCGAAAAAGGTTCTATCGTGGTAGATAAGAAAACCTACAAAACCAACGTGGACGGTATTTATGCCATCGGTGACATCATCGGTGCTCCATGGCTGGCACACAAAGCTTCTCATGAAGCGACGGTTCTTGCGGAGCAACTGGCCGGACAAAATCCACACCCGATCAACTACAACAACATTCCGGGCTGTACTTATTGTGAGCCTCAGGTTGCTTCTGTTGGTCTTACCGAGCAAGCCGCTAAAGATGAAGGTTATGATGTGAAAGTTGGTAAGTTTCCGCTTTCTGCATCCGGAAAAGCAACAGCGCTCGGGCACGAAGAAGGTTTCGTTAAGGTTGTATTTGATGCCAAATACGGTGAATGGCTTGGTTGCCACATGATCGGATTCGGAGTGACTGAAATGATTGCTGAAGCCGTTGTGGCTCGTGATCTTGAAACCACCGGGCATGAAATTATTAGTGCGGTTCACCCACATCCAACCCTCTCCGAGGCCGTGATGGAAGCTGTTGCTGAAGCCTATAACGAAGGTGTTCACTTGGGAACTCCGGTTAAGAAGAAGTAG
- a CDS encoding BlaI/MecI/CopY family transcriptional regulator, whose protein sequence is MQLSQTEEELMQYLWKLEKAYMKDLLDEYPEPKPAPTTVATLLKRMTEKGFVDYKQMGRSRQYYPLVRKSDYFSKHVNGLIKKFFNDSAPQFASFFTRETDLTKEQLEELQDIVEQEIKRRNK, encoded by the coding sequence ATGCAATTATCCCAAACTGAAGAAGAACTGATGCAGTACCTGTGGAAGCTCGAAAAGGCTTACATGAAAGACCTGCTGGATGAATATCCTGAACCCAAACCGGCCCCAACTACAGTAGCAACCCTGTTAAAACGCATGACCGAGAAGGGCTTTGTGGATTATAAGCAAATGGGACGCTCGCGGCAATATTATCCGCTGGTGAGGAAGTCAGATTATTTCTCGAAGCATGTGAATGGATTGATCAAGAAGTTCTTCAACGACTCAGCTCCGCAGTTTGCTTCGTTTTTTACCAGGGAAACCGATCTAACAAAAGAGCAGCTTGAGGAACTACAGGATATTGTTGAGCAAGAAATAAAGAGGAGGAATAAATGA
- the lipA gene encoding lipoyl synthase: protein MIKELQVVDKPSEKNRRPDWLRVKLPSGEKFKEVSQTIRDNNLNTVCSEARCPNMGECWGAGTATFMILGDVCTRSCAFCAIKTGRPPADLDWDEPKRVADAAAKMKLKHVVLTSVNRDERKDGGAPIFAECHKEIRKAIPGVTIESLIPDFRGEWDAALQIVFDTPPDVLSHNLETVPSKYRRVRPQARYERSLELLQRTKNAGIRTKTGIMVGLGEKREEVIELMQDCVDHGVDVLTIGQYMQPTKMHHPVVDWVHPDQFAEYKEIGEKLGIEHVESGPLVRSSYHAERHV from the coding sequence ATGATTAAAGAACTTCAGGTAGTAGATAAACCATCAGAGAAAAACCGCCGGCCCGACTGGCTGCGGGTAAAACTCCCATCAGGAGAGAAATTTAAAGAGGTTTCACAAACCATTCGAGACAATAACCTGAACACGGTTTGTTCTGAAGCCCGCTGCCCGAATATGGGCGAATGTTGGGGAGCCGGAACCGCCACATTTATGATCCTGGGAGATGTTTGTACGCGTTCCTGTGCTTTTTGTGCGATTAAAACAGGTCGCCCGCCGGCTGATCTGGATTGGGACGAACCAAAACGCGTAGCTGATGCTGCCGCTAAGATGAAGCTGAAGCATGTGGTGCTTACTTCTGTGAACCGTGATGAACGCAAAGATGGGGGTGCACCCATTTTTGCCGAATGTCATAAAGAAATTAGAAAAGCCATTCCCGGTGTAACCATCGAATCCCTCATCCCTGATTTTCGCGGTGAATGGGATGCCGCTCTTCAAATTGTATTTGATACCCCGCCGGATGTACTTAGCCACAACTTAGAAACGGTTCCAAGTAAATATAGAAGAGTACGCCCTCAGGCTCGTTACGAACGTTCACTTGAACTCCTGCAGCGAACTAAAAATGCCGGTATCCGAACCAAGACCGGAATCATGGTTGGGCTTGGCGAAAAACGTGAAGAAGTCATTGAGCTCATGCAGGATTGTGTTGATCATGGAGTAGATGTGCTTACTATAGGCCAGTACATGCAGCCAACCAAGATGCACCATCCGGTAGTGGACTGGGTGCATCCTGATCAGTTTGCCGAGTACAAAGAAATTGGCGAAAAGCTTGGAATTGAGCATGTGGAAAGTGGCCCGTTAGTTCGTTCTTCTTACCACGCCGAACGTCATGTTTAA
- a CDS encoding lytic murein transglycosylase: MKKTIITLLLLFITAPTLANFGLTDPLKMEENIKELAAYFEAKGYAFNEMLEDSRFKLVEDITGKFTRAAEVRIESFEDYQGAVGYDSKKDNIRSFMTEYATELDDAEKEYGIPKNIIAGILGIESEFGRYRGSYNPFNAYVSMYAEGHRSEFAKAQLEELLIFAKNNDLDVLAMESSYAGAMSYAQFIPYSLNRWFVGKDLYHMPNNIKSVANYLAHFKEITGSVEKAIFRYNPSTMYTKVVLALADEAVLVMDGTE; this comes from the coding sequence ATGAAAAAGACAATCATCACATTATTACTGTTATTTATTACCGCACCAACTCTGGCCAATTTCGGCCTCACTGATCCATTGAAGATGGAGGAGAACATCAAAGAACTGGCTGCTTATTTTGAAGCAAAGGGCTACGCGTTTAATGAAATGCTCGAAGATTCCCGCTTTAAGTTAGTGGAGGATATCACCGGGAAGTTTACGCGTGCTGCCGAGGTCAGGATCGAGAGTTTTGAGGATTATCAGGGAGCGGTTGGATATGACAGCAAGAAAGACAATATCCGCAGTTTTATGACTGAGTACGCCACGGAGCTTGACGATGCTGAAAAAGAATATGGAATTCCCAAAAATATAATCGCCGGGATCCTGGGGATTGAATCAGAATTTGGAAGATATAGAGGAAGCTACAATCCGTTCAACGCTTATGTGTCGATGTATGCAGAGGGGCATAGAAGTGAATTTGCCAAAGCCCAGCTGGAAGAGCTTCTCATTTTTGCTAAAAACAATGATCTCGATGTATTGGCAATGGAATCCAGTTATGCGGGGGCCATGTCTTACGCTCAATTTATTCCTTATTCGCTGAACCGATGGTTTGTTGGAAAGGATCTGTATCACATGCCAAACAATATTAAGTCCGTGGCTAATTATTTGGCCCATTTCAAAGAAATAACCGGATCAGTAGAAAAAGCCATTTTTCGCTATAACCCAAGTACCATGTACACGAAAGTGGTGCTGGCTTTGGCTGATGAAGCAGTGTTGGTAATGGATGGGACGGAATGA
- the lipB gene encoding lipoyl(octanoyl) transferase LipB, which yields MPQKTIELYDLGHASYQPIWDLQKSVQQRLINEKRAEQKGEFQGRRLDDFLFFVEHPHIYTLGKSGREEHMLRSMMELQQLEAEFIKIDRGGDITYHGPGQIVGYPILDLDRHFTDVHKYLRFLEEVMIRVCVDYGFDAHRIEGATGVWVNNEKICAMGIRCSRWVTMHGFALNVNTDLRYFNNIVPCGIDDKAVTSLQKLSGEEIDPDKVKERIVFHFQDVFEVSILSKGSLQEVEQIIS from the coding sequence ATGCCACAAAAAACTATCGAACTGTACGATTTGGGCCATGCTTCATATCAGCCGATATGGGATTTGCAGAAGTCTGTGCAGCAGCGACTGATCAATGAAAAGCGAGCAGAGCAGAAAGGCGAGTTTCAAGGAAGGCGCCTGGATGATTTCCTGTTTTTTGTAGAACATCCGCATATCTATACGCTTGGGAAGAGCGGACGAGAAGAACATATGCTCCGATCCATGATGGAACTCCAGCAACTGGAGGCTGAATTTATCAAAATAGATCGTGGTGGTGACATTACTTATCACGGGCCCGGACAAATTGTGGGATACCCTATTCTGGATCTTGATCGACATTTTACGGATGTGCACAAATATCTTCGGTTCCTGGAAGAAGTGATGATCCGCGTATGTGTTGATTATGGATTTGATGCGCATAGAATTGAAGGCGCTACCGGTGTTTGGGTAAACAATGAAAAGATCTGTGCCATGGGCATTCGGTGCTCACGCTGGGTAACTATGCACGGTTTTGCGCTCAATGTGAATACCGACTTGAGATATTTTAACAATATTGTGCCGTGTGGGATCGATGATAAAGCCGTGACAAGTTTACAAAAACTTTCCGGCGAAGAAATTGACCCCGATAAAGTTAAAGAGCGGATCGTGTTTCACTTTCAAGATGTTTTTGAAGTCTCCATTTTAAGCAAGGGTTCTCTGCAAGAAGTGGAGCAGATTATTTCGTAA
- a CDS encoding NAD(P)H-dependent glycerol-3-phosphate dehydrogenase, whose product MSNRNVTVIGAGSFGTALAMVLDQAGNNVQLWAREESIANHINEKHKNPSYLSDIALPKSISAYNDLEQCMQSQDMVVFATPSHTLRDVAAKLKPCLDGHEILVTVAKGIENDSFKTMSQVLVEVMQGTTLEDNIGVLYGPSHAEEVGTLKPTTVVAAAYSTRTAKIIQETFLTPMFRVYVNNDVIGVEIGGSVKNIMAIAAGIVDGAELGDNAKAALITRGLHEMKRMGTMMGAHSDTFSGLTGMGDLIVTCTSTHSRNRSVGFRIGKGEKLDDIIESMNMVAEGVKTTKSVYDWAIKNNVEMPITKAVYSVLFDNVDPRDALYNLMTRDAKNEIVM is encoded by the coding sequence ATGAGTAACAGGAATGTAACCGTCATTGGAGCCGGAAGCTTTGGTACCGCGCTTGCTATGGTACTGGATCAGGCCGGGAATAATGTTCAGCTGTGGGCACGTGAAGAGAGTATTGCCAATCACATCAATGAAAAGCATAAAAACCCTTCTTATCTAAGTGATATTGCTCTTCCGAAGTCAATTTCTGCCTACAATGATCTTGAGCAGTGTATGCAATCTCAGGATATGGTTGTTTTTGCTACTCCCTCTCACACACTCCGGGATGTAGCTGCAAAACTAAAACCTTGCCTCGATGGACATGAAATTCTGGTCACAGTAGCTAAGGGAATCGAAAATGACTCCTTCAAAACTATGTCTCAGGTTTTGGTAGAGGTGATGCAAGGAACTACTCTGGAAGACAACATCGGAGTTCTCTATGGGCCAAGCCACGCTGAAGAAGTTGGTACATTAAAACCAACCACAGTTGTTGCAGCGGCTTATTCAACCCGAACAGCTAAGATTATTCAGGAAACATTTTTGACCCCTATGTTTCGCGTATATGTGAACAATGACGTGATCGGGGTTGAAATTGGAGGCTCGGTAAAAAACATCATGGCTATTGCGGCTGGTATCGTGGACGGTGCTGAACTGGGCGATAATGCCAAAGCAGCTCTCATCACACGTGGGCTTCATGAAATGAAACGCATGGGAACTATGATGGGTGCACACTCCGATACATTTTCAGGTTTGACGGGGATGGGTGACCTGATTGTAACATGCACCAGTACGCACAGCCGGAACCGATCGGTCGGCTTTCGTATTGGAAAAGGTGAAAAGCTGGATGATATTATTGAGAGCATGAACATGGTGGCAGAAGGCGTAAAAACTACGAAATCGGTATACGACTGGGCTATAAAGAATAATGTAGAGATGCCAATAACCAAAGCTGTTTACAGTGTTTTGTTTGACAATGTAGATCCGCGGGATGCGTTGTACAACCTGATGACGCGCGACGCTAAAAATGAAATTGTAATGTAA
- a CDS encoding M56 family metallopeptidase translates to MIIYLVKSTLLLGLLFGVYKLLLENEKMHRFNRFFLLFALIFGLTAPLISFEIQPEQSLAGVNMQQMERVVNAPAEAVSRSVEPLIAPKQTQEALPRAEITPVVPEEPGWQISTLDVLLGIYGSVTLFLLFRFVVGLIEIRNKVKAGSHQETGHATLVLLDEPITPQSFLGYIFLEKRRFESGEIEPEILDHEITHIRQLHSLDVLFIEFLKVIFWFNPLMYLFKHAIQLNHEFLADESVVSNGSSVSDYQKMLIRVCAGNKPMNTTSSISYSLTKKRFKMMKKELSIPKILGRKIVLIPVLSALLLTFCTSVSENGNERNRYDVELTKKVISDHRYATYVWFDEKGERYTGTQKTISKETGEIIKENIYENGLLIKLKYHSGEDSNISHSEYEYKDSTGIKLASRTYYKNGQIMMEGIYPVVSNDFIGTGRHWHPNGVLQFEMSYKNEFINYHGIMTTYDEEGNIIEQERYEDGELIEKIK, encoded by the coding sequence ATGATCATCTATTTAGTTAAATCCACTTTACTGCTTGGGCTTCTCTTCGGGGTTTATAAGCTATTGCTCGAAAATGAAAAGATGCATCGCTTCAACCGGTTCTTTTTGTTGTTCGCTTTGATATTTGGACTTACAGCGCCATTGATATCTTTTGAAATCCAGCCTGAACAGTCCCTTGCCGGAGTAAATATGCAGCAGATGGAACGGGTGGTCAATGCGCCGGCTGAGGCGGTAAGCAGATCCGTTGAACCGCTGATCGCTCCTAAACAAACACAGGAAGCTTTACCCAGAGCTGAGATCACCCCGGTTGTTCCCGAAGAGCCCGGCTGGCAGATAAGTACCTTGGATGTTTTACTTGGGATCTATGGATCGGTCACACTATTTCTTTTGTTCCGGTTTGTGGTTGGTTTGATTGAGATCCGTAATAAAGTCAAAGCAGGAAGTCATCAAGAAACAGGTCATGCGACCCTGGTGTTGCTGGATGAACCGATCACCCCGCAATCCTTTTTGGGATACATTTTCCTGGAGAAAAGGCGATTTGAGTCCGGAGAGATCGAACCGGAGATCCTCGACCATGAGATCACCCACATCCGACAGCTTCATTCTCTGGATGTGTTATTTATTGAGTTCCTGAAAGTCATCTTCTGGTTCAACCCGCTGATGTATCTTTTCAAACATGCGATTCAATTGAACCATGAGTTTCTGGCGGATGAGTCGGTAGTCAGCAACGGTTCATCGGTAAGTGACTATCAAAAAATGCTGATCCGGGTTTGCGCCGGGAATAAACCGATGAATACAACCAGCAGTATTAGCTACTCACTGACTAAAAAACGGTTTAAAATGATGAAGAAAGAACTCTCAATTCCAAAAATACTTGGTCGTAAAATAGTACTCATTCCGGTTTTGAGTGCTCTGCTGCTAACCTTTTGTACTTCCGTAAGTGAAAATGGGAATGAGAGAAACAGATATGATGTGGAACTGACTAAAAAAGTGATCAGTGATCACCGATACGCCACTTATGTTTGGTTTGATGAAAAGGGGGAGCGTTATACCGGAACTCAAAAAACAATCTCTAAAGAAACCGGGGAAATCATCAAAGAGAACATATATGAAAACGGACTGCTAATAAAACTAAAATATCATTCCGGAGAAGACTCCAACATCTCTCATTCTGAATATGAATACAAAGACAGTACCGGAATTAAACTTGCCTCACGAACTTATTACAAAAACGGTCAGATCATGATGGAAGGAATTTATCCGGTAGTTTCTAATGATTTCATTGGGACTGGCAGGCATTGGCATCCAAATGGGGTGCTGCAGTTTGAAATGAGCTACAAGAACGAGTTCATCAACTATCACGGAATCATGACTACCTATGACGAAGAGGGAAATATTATCGAGCAAGAACGCTATGAGGATGGAGAGCTCATCGAAAAAATAAAGTAA